A single Triticum urartu cultivar G1812 unplaced genomic scaffold, Tu2.1 TuUngrouped_contig_6371, whole genome shotgun sequence DNA region contains:
- the LOC125530514 gene encoding transcription factor MYB93-like yields the protein MGRPPSSDENGLKKGPWTTEEDEKLMSYIQKHGHGSWRALPQLAGLNRCGKSCRLRWTNYLKPDIKRGKFSQEEEQTILQLHTVLGNKWSAIAKHLPGRTDNEIKNFWNTHLRKKLIKMGIDPMTHRPRTDFFAALPQLIALANLRQFINQQPWDDHTAGLQAQTAQAANLQYVQSLLHSAASIAASPTTSSSLNGLTMDLEQINFLSPPQMLSPSVLEGNGGIDLAGQVAQNQMPSITFDHTIGNINPGSDNHVETSGQHRSEEENNSKKRQFLSENSLPPLTDMAASNICNTISTSNCDGVSSPFPSWSEILLDEELLSEFA from the exons ATGGGGAGGCCACCTTCTAGTGATGAGAATGGCCTCAAGAAGGGCCCCTGGACTACTGAAGAAGACGAGAAGCTCATGAGCTACATCCAGAAGCATGGCCATGGAAGCTGGAGAGCCCTACCTCAACTTGCTG GCCTGAACAGGTGTGGTAAGAGCTGCAGGCTAAGATGGACCAACTACCTGAAGCCAGACATCAAGAGAGGGAAGTTCTCCCAGGAGGAAGAGCAAACCATCCTCCAGCTGCATACCGTCCTTGGCAACAA GTGGTCGGCTATTGCGAAGCATCTCCCTGGACGGACAGACAACGAGATCAAGAACTTCTGGAACACCCACCTCAGGAAGAAGCTCatcaagatgggcatcgatccgATGACCCACCGTCCGAGAACAGACTTCTTTGCTGCTCTCCCGCAGCTCATTGCACTCGCCAACCTTCGGCAGTTCATCAATCAGCAACCATGGGATGACCACACCGCCGGGCTGCAAGCTCAGACAGCACAGGCTGCCAACCTCCAGTACGTGCAGTCACTGCTTCACTCTGCAGCCTCCATTGCTGCCAGCCCCACTACCAGCAGCAGCCTCAACGGTCTCACCATGGACCTGGAGCAGATCAACTTCTTGAGCCCTCCGCAGATGCTTTCTCCAAGTGTACTTGAGGGTAATGGTGGCATAGACTTAGCAGGGCAGGTGGCTCAGAACCAAATGCCTAGCATTACCTTTGATCACACAATTGGCAACATCAACCCGGGTTCAGATAACCATGTTGAAACCAGTGGGCAGCACCGCAGTGAGGAAGAGAATAACAGCAAGAAAAGGCAGTTTCTCTCTGAAAACTCCCTTCCACCTCTCACTGACATGGCGGCTTCCAACATTTGCAATACCATCAGCACCTCAAACTGCGACGGCGTTAGTAGTCCGTTTCCCAGTTGGTCAGAAATCCTACTTGATGAAGAGCTGCTGAGCGAGTTTGCATGA